From Actinoplanes oblitus, a single genomic window includes:
- a CDS encoding GMC oxidoreductase, with product MTDYDIVIVGSGFGGSVSALRLAEKGYRVGVLEAGRRFTPDTLPKTSWDLKNFLWAPKLGLRGIQRITLLKDIMVLSAAGVGGGSLVYANTLYQPPAPFFADPHWSGITDWAEELEPHYDQASRMLGVTEQPTMTPSDVVIKQVAEDMGVGHTFRRTPVGVFFGEPGKTVPDPYFGGAGPDRTGCVECGNCMIGCTVGAKNRLDVNYLYLAERQGATIHPDTEVTAIRPDGDRWRVVTRNGTFTAGQVILSAGALGTQRLLHAMRDTGVLPRLSRRIGALTRTNSEALLGAETKRVPAEPFSKGVAITSSFHPDANTHIEPVRYGPGSNAMGLLSTLLVDGGGRVPRPLKFLWECLRHPMVLAYSMSVRRWSERTIIALVMQTLDNSLTVRRTKRGRLTTSPGHGDPNPTWIPVGHEAVRRIADRIDGFPGGTVGDIANIPMTAHILGGATIGATPEDGVIDPYHRVFGYPGLHVVDGSAVPANLGVNPSLTITAMAERAMSLWPNKGSADTRPPLGSAYQRVEAIAPQSPAVPAHAPAVLRIRSSRN from the coding sequence CCCGGACACCCTGCCCAAGACGTCATGGGACCTGAAGAACTTCCTCTGGGCGCCGAAACTCGGGCTGCGCGGCATCCAGCGGATCACCCTGCTCAAGGACATCATGGTGCTGTCCGCGGCCGGGGTCGGCGGCGGCTCGCTGGTCTACGCCAACACGCTCTACCAGCCGCCCGCCCCGTTCTTCGCCGACCCGCACTGGTCCGGCATCACCGACTGGGCCGAGGAGCTGGAGCCGCACTACGACCAGGCGTCCCGGATGCTCGGCGTGACCGAGCAGCCCACCATGACCCCGTCCGACGTGGTGATCAAGCAGGTCGCCGAGGACATGGGCGTCGGGCACACGTTCCGCAGGACCCCGGTCGGCGTCTTCTTCGGCGAGCCGGGCAAGACCGTGCCGGACCCGTACTTCGGTGGCGCCGGACCGGACCGCACCGGCTGCGTCGAGTGCGGCAACTGCATGATCGGCTGCACGGTCGGCGCGAAGAACCGGCTCGACGTCAACTATCTCTACCTCGCCGAACGCCAGGGCGCGACGATCCACCCGGACACCGAGGTCACCGCCATCCGGCCGGACGGCGACCGCTGGCGGGTGGTCACCCGCAACGGCACGTTCACCGCCGGCCAGGTGATCCTCTCGGCCGGGGCGCTGGGCACCCAGCGGCTGCTGCACGCCATGCGCGACACCGGGGTACTCCCCCGGCTCTCCCGCCGGATCGGCGCACTGACCAGGACGAACTCCGAGGCGCTGCTCGGCGCGGAGACCAAGCGGGTGCCGGCCGAGCCGTTCAGCAAGGGCGTGGCGATCACCTCGTCGTTCCACCCGGACGCCAACACCCACATCGAGCCGGTCCGCTACGGGCCGGGCAGCAACGCGATGGGGCTGCTCTCCACGCTGCTGGTCGACGGCGGCGGCCGGGTGCCGCGCCCGCTCAAGTTCCTCTGGGAGTGCCTGCGGCACCCGATGGTCCTGGCGTACTCGATGTCGGTGCGCCGGTGGAGCGAACGGACCATCATCGCGCTGGTCATGCAGACCCTGGACAACTCGCTGACGGTACGGCGCACCAAGCGCGGGCGGCTCACCACCAGCCCCGGGCACGGCGACCCCAACCCCACCTGGATCCCGGTCGGGCACGAGGCGGTCCGGCGGATCGCGGACCGGATCGACGGCTTCCCGGGCGGCACGGTCGGCGACATCGCCAACATCCCGATGACCGCGCACATCCTGGGCGGGGCGACGATCGGGGCGACACCCGAGGACGGCGTGATCGACCCGTACCACCGGGTCTTCGGCTACCCGGGACTGCATGTGGTGGACGGCTCGGCGGTACCGGCGAACCTCGGCGTGAACCCGTCGCTGACCATCACGGCGATGGCCGAACGAGCCATGTCGCTGTGGCCGAACAAGGGCTCCGCCGACACCCGGCCACCGCTCGGGTCGGCATACCAGCGGGTCGAGGCGATCGCGCCGCAGTCGCCGGCGGTACCGGCCCACGCCCCGGCGGTGCTGCGGATCCGGTCCTCCCGCAACTGA
- a CDS encoding histone-like nucleoid-structuring protein Lsr2 → MAKQIITLLTDDLDGGEADRTVEFGLDGVNYTIDLSEKNAGKLRKALEPFLSAATRLGRSGVTPTVARRAAPAASSRTSRDQNQAIREWANKNGYSVSERGRIPSNVVEAYHAKR, encoded by the coding sequence ATGGCCAAGCAGATAATTACCCTTCTGACCGACGACCTCGACGGCGGGGAGGCCGACCGCACTGTCGAATTCGGACTCGACGGCGTGAACTACACGATCGACCTGTCCGAGAAGAACGCCGGCAAGCTGCGCAAGGCTCTGGAGCCGTTCCTCTCCGCCGCCACCCGGCTGGGTCGTTCCGGGGTCACTCCGACGGTTGCCCGGCGGGCCGCGCCGGCCGCCTCCAGCCGGACCAGCCGTGACCAGAATCAGGCCATTCGCGAGTGGGCGAACAAGAACGGATACTCGGTTTCCGAGCGAGGCCGGATCCCGAGCAACGTCGTCGAGGCGTACCACGCCAAGCGCTGA
- a CDS encoding NAD-dependent epimerase/dehydratase family protein, with protein MRVVIVGATGNAGTALLRRLRTEPDVEAIGIARRTPRDSGPYADMEWHSVDVGRDDSLDRLSQIFDGTDAVVNLAWQIQPSHDARRLYRTNVLGSRTVFRAALRAGVSTLVHASSVGVYAPGPKWAYVKETWLRTGVPESSYSRHKALVERMLDEIESDHPTLRVVRLRPGLIFQRDAGTEIGRYFAGPLVPARLLRFGWVPVLPANPGLRLQAVHADDVADAYLRVLRADVRGAFNIAAGPVLDPPVLAKAFHGVPVPVPGFALEGAAALSWWLRLQPVDRGWVKLALKAPLMCCDRAAEELGWAPAMDAVGALHEVVAGLAERAGRPESPPLNAGGSQPGRLGGLLRGRLPGTGDPY; from the coding sequence ATGCGTGTCGTCATCGTGGGCGCGACCGGTAACGCCGGCACCGCGCTGCTGCGCCGTCTCCGTACCGAACCGGACGTCGAGGCGATCGGCATCGCCCGGCGCACCCCGCGGGACAGCGGCCCGTACGCCGACATGGAGTGGCACTCGGTCGACGTGGGCCGGGACGACTCCCTGGACCGGCTCAGCCAGATCTTCGACGGCACCGACGCCGTGGTGAACCTGGCCTGGCAGATCCAGCCCAGCCACGACGCCCGGCGGCTCTACCGGACCAACGTGCTGGGCAGTCGCACGGTGTTCCGGGCGGCGCTGCGGGCCGGGGTGTCCACGCTGGTGCACGCCTCGTCGGTCGGGGTGTACGCGCCCGGCCCGAAATGGGCGTACGTGAAGGAGACCTGGCTGCGCACCGGCGTACCGGAGTCGTCCTACAGCCGGCACAAGGCGCTGGTCGAGCGGATGCTCGACGAGATCGAGTCGGACCACCCGACGCTGCGGGTGGTGCGGCTGCGCCCGGGGCTGATCTTCCAGCGGGACGCCGGCACCGAGATCGGCCGGTACTTCGCCGGGCCGCTGGTGCCGGCCCGGCTGCTGCGGTTCGGCTGGGTGCCGGTGCTGCCGGCGAACCCGGGGCTGCGGCTGCAGGCGGTGCACGCGGACGACGTGGCGGACGCCTACCTGCGGGTGCTGCGCGCCGACGTGCGGGGCGCGTTCAACATCGCGGCCGGCCCGGTGCTCGATCCACCGGTGCTGGCCAAGGCGTTCCACGGGGTGCCGGTGCCGGTGCCCGGGTTCGCCCTGGAGGGTGCCGCCGCGCTGAGCTGGTGGCTGCGGCTGCAACCGGTCGACCGGGGCTGGGTGAAGCTGGCCCTGAAGGCGCCGCTGATGTGCTGCGACCGGGCCGCCGAGGAGCTCGGCTGGGCGCCGGCGATGGACGCGGTGGGCGCGCTGCACGAGGTGGTGGCCGGGTTGGCGGAACGGGCCGGCCGGCCGGAGAGCCCGCCGCTGAACGCGGGTGGGAGCCAGCCGGGACGACTCGGCGGGCTGTTGCGCGGGCGGTTGCCGGGGACGGGCGACCCGTACTGA
- a CDS encoding putative bifunctional diguanylate cyclase/phosphodiesterase, with amino-acid sequence MPTRWPAALFGAWIVVLGVLYSLEPALHGWLILAGGLSALIGVLVGTYRSQPDDRMPWWLLAGATGLSGLGAAIGNAPAFITNWLLWLEGLGTALLLCSYPVLAVALAGFIWRRTGSVRDVPGLLDAAIVTSGVALLVWTFVIGPRMSDSSVNGLEQLLPVADLLCLGLLIRLATVPGRLVASGYWLGAGTGAMLIADVFRASAYGQLALYATAGMAALIPSMAELTRASVAPAAETGRGRLALLAVAALAAPTVLMVRMFQDGQVAGLFLVAVLSLLMLMLVLARMAGIMTSHRQALARERALREASAALVSAADAEAVGLAVRTAVAQLLPGDVPHGVVLAISITQSEPLSPEAAAQAAVDRATGTAARLVQTRDVDWAVAVRLTQYAETLRCPMVLQDRPTGDPLVGVLHVGAPTWALRELRRSVEVLAGQVALALERIALSHEVTQRNSEAYFRTLILNTADVITILDEHDRIRYASPSALGVFGADPTGYRLPDVIHPGDESRLAEALAGVRGGEEMRQLDFRAIGAGRTEVLLEMHCRDLRGDASVAGLVVTMRDVTEQRQLERELTHQAFHDAMTGLANRVLFHDRLKHALARGARDGSVVGVLFIDLDDFKIVNDTLGHAVGDQLLIAVAHRIAGALRADDTAARLGGDEFAALVENVNDPGAVEETANRILAALAAPIVTDAKPLHAVASIGITTTLEASAADELLRQADLALYVAKGAGKNQWRRYQRHLHDEMVERLELRSALDHAVNEGHFLLHYQPIVDLVSGRAAGFEALVRWHHPARGVITPDQFIEVAEESGLIVPMGRWVLEEALRTVSEWRRVLPPGQAPYVTVNVSVRQFREAGFVDQVRNALQHTGVPARSLMLEITETLLMKDDEQRIWADLSTLREMGVRIAIDDFGTGYSSLGYLRQRPIDVVKIDKTFIDDMVTSPQPLALVSGIVSLARNLDLTVVAEGIEDEAHRDLLVQLGCPLGQGFLFSSPLGPTEVLAWMTRSEIAA; translated from the coding sequence ATGCCGACGCGGTGGCCGGCGGCCCTTTTCGGCGCCTGGATCGTGGTACTCGGCGTCCTCTACTCCCTGGAACCCGCCCTGCACGGCTGGCTGATCCTGGCCGGCGGCCTGTCCGCGCTGATCGGCGTGCTGGTCGGCACGTACCGCAGCCAGCCGGACGACCGGATGCCCTGGTGGCTGCTGGCCGGCGCGACCGGGCTGTCCGGGCTGGGCGCCGCGATCGGCAACGCGCCCGCCTTCATCACCAACTGGCTGCTCTGGCTGGAGGGGCTGGGCACCGCCCTGCTGCTCTGCTCCTATCCGGTGCTGGCGGTCGCGCTGGCCGGCTTCATCTGGCGCCGCACCGGCTCGGTCCGGGACGTGCCGGGCCTGCTCGACGCGGCCATCGTCACCTCCGGGGTGGCGCTGCTGGTCTGGACGTTCGTGATCGGCCCGCGGATGTCCGACTCGTCGGTGAACGGGCTGGAACAGCTGCTGCCGGTCGCCGACCTGCTCTGTCTGGGCCTGCTGATCCGGCTGGCCACGGTGCCCGGCCGGCTGGTCGCCTCCGGGTACTGGCTGGGGGCGGGCACCGGCGCGATGCTGATCGCCGACGTGTTCCGGGCCTCGGCGTACGGGCAGCTCGCCCTCTACGCCACCGCCGGGATGGCCGCGCTGATCCCGTCGATGGCCGAGCTGACCCGGGCGTCGGTGGCGCCGGCCGCGGAGACCGGCCGGGGCCGGCTCGCGCTGCTCGCGGTCGCCGCCCTGGCCGCGCCGACCGTGCTGATGGTCCGGATGTTCCAGGACGGTCAGGTGGCCGGGCTGTTCCTGGTGGCCGTGCTCAGCCTGCTGATGTTGATGCTGGTGCTGGCCCGGATGGCCGGGATCATGACCAGCCACCGGCAGGCGCTGGCCCGGGAACGCGCGCTGCGCGAGGCGTCGGCGGCGCTGGTCTCGGCGGCCGACGCCGAGGCGGTCGGGCTGGCGGTCCGCACCGCGGTGGCCCAGCTGCTGCCCGGCGACGTGCCGCACGGTGTGGTGCTGGCGATCAGCATCACCCAGTCCGAGCCGCTGTCGCCGGAGGCCGCCGCGCAGGCCGCGGTCGACCGGGCCACCGGCACCGCGGCCCGGCTGGTGCAGACCCGGGACGTGGACTGGGCGGTAGCGGTCCGGCTCACCCAGTACGCCGAGACGCTGCGCTGCCCGATGGTGCTCCAGGACCGGCCGACGGGCGATCCGCTGGTCGGGGTGCTGCACGTGGGCGCGCCCACCTGGGCGCTGCGCGAGCTGCGACGCTCGGTGGAGGTGCTGGCCGGGCAGGTGGCCCTCGCGCTGGAGCGGATCGCGCTCAGCCACGAGGTGACCCAGCGCAACAGCGAGGCGTACTTCCGGACGCTGATCCTGAACACCGCCGACGTGATCACCATCCTCGACGAGCACGACCGGATCCGGTACGCCAGCCCGTCCGCGCTCGGCGTCTTCGGCGCCGACCCGACCGGCTACCGGCTGCCCGACGTGATCCACCCCGGCGACGAGAGCCGGCTGGCCGAGGCCCTCGCCGGGGTCCGCGGCGGCGAGGAGATGCGGCAGCTGGACTTCCGGGCGATCGGCGCCGGGCGTACCGAGGTGTTGCTGGAGATGCACTGCCGGGACCTGCGCGGCGACGCCAGCGTGGCCGGCCTGGTGGTCACCATGCGGGACGTCACCGAGCAGCGGCAGCTGGAACGCGAGCTGACCCATCAGGCGTTCCACGACGCGATGACCGGCCTGGCCAACCGGGTGCTCTTCCACGACCGGCTCAAGCACGCCCTGGCCCGCGGCGCCCGGGACGGCTCGGTGGTCGGCGTGCTCTTCATCGACCTGGACGACTTCAAGATCGTCAACGACACGCTCGGTCACGCGGTCGGCGACCAGTTGCTGATCGCGGTGGCCCACCGGATCGCCGGCGCGCTGCGCGCCGACGACACCGCGGCCCGGCTCGGCGGCGACGAGTTCGCCGCACTGGTGGAGAACGTCAACGACCCGGGCGCGGTGGAGGAGACCGCGAACCGGATCCTGGCCGCGCTGGCCGCCCCGATCGTCACCGACGCCAAGCCGTTGCACGCGGTGGCCAGCATCGGCATCACCACCACCCTGGAGGCGAGCGCCGCCGACGAGCTGCTGCGCCAGGCCGACCTGGCGCTCTACGTGGCCAAGGGCGCCGGCAAGAACCAGTGGCGGCGCTACCAGCGGCACCTGCACGACGAGATGGTGGAGCGGCTGGAGCTGCGCTCGGCGCTCGACCACGCGGTCAACGAGGGGCACTTCCTGCTGCACTACCAGCCGATCGTGGACCTGGTGTCCGGCCGCGCGGCCGGCTTCGAGGCGCTGGTCCGCTGGCACCACCCGGCCCGCGGCGTGATCACCCCGGACCAGTTCATCGAGGTCGCCGAGGAGAGCGGCCTGATCGTGCCGATGGGCCGCTGGGTCCTGGAGGAGGCGCTGCGCACGGTCTCCGAGTGGCGCCGGGTGCTGCCGCCCGGCCAGGCGCCCTACGTCACGGTGAACGTCTCGGTCCGGCAGTTCCGCGAGGCCGGCTTCGTCGACCAGGTGCGCAACGCGCTGCAGCACACCGGGGTGCCGGCCCGGTCGCTGATGCTGGAGATCACCGAGACGCTGCTGATGAAGGACGACGAGCAGCGGATCTGGGCCGACCTGAGCACGCTGCGCGAGATGGGCGTCCGGATCGCCATCGACGACTTCGGCACCGGGTACTCCTCGCTCGGCTACCTGCGCCAGCGCCCGATCGACGTCGTGAAGATCGACAAGACCTTCATCGACGACATGGTGACCAGCCCTCAGCCGCTCGCCCTGGTCAGCGGCATCGTCAGCCTGGCACGCAACCTCGATCTCACGGTGGTCGCCGAGGGGATCGAGGACGAGGCGCACCGGGACCTGCTGGTCCAGCTCGGATGCCCGCTGGGGCAGGGCTTCCTGTTCTCCAGTCCGCTGGGCCCGACGGAGGTGCTGGCCTGGATGACCCGTTCCGAGATCGCCGCCTGA
- a CDS encoding class I SAM-dependent methyltransferase, whose protein sequence is MLLDFVRAHTVLAPVPFVPEINLRQAEEPIALWEATEAGGAEQPPPFWAFAWAGGQALARHILDEPELVAGRSVLDLATGSGLVAVAAAKAGARPVVANDIDPLSLAAAAANAADNRVEVATVEADLLDTDDRYGVILAGDVFYSREMAGRVLPYLRRAAGRGSLVLVGDPGRAYLPEGLVRRATYDVPVTEALESCTIRRTSVWQVVS, encoded by the coding sequence GTGCTACTCGATTTCGTACGCGCCCACACCGTCCTGGCGCCGGTTCCGTTCGTCCCGGAGATCAACCTCCGGCAGGCCGAGGAGCCGATCGCGCTCTGGGAGGCCACCGAGGCGGGCGGCGCCGAGCAGCCGCCGCCGTTCTGGGCGTTCGCCTGGGCCGGTGGGCAGGCCCTCGCCCGGCACATCCTGGACGAGCCGGAGCTGGTCGCCGGGCGCAGCGTGCTGGACCTGGCCACCGGTTCCGGGCTGGTCGCCGTCGCGGCGGCGAAGGCCGGGGCCCGGCCGGTGGTGGCCAACGACATCGACCCGCTGTCCCTGGCCGCCGCCGCGGCCAACGCCGCCGACAACCGGGTGGAGGTGGCCACCGTCGAAGCCGACCTGCTGGACACCGACGACCGGTACGGCGTGATCCTCGCCGGCGACGTGTTCTACAGCCGGGAGATGGCCGGGCGGGTGCTGCCGTACCTGCGGCGGGCCGCCGGCCGTGGCTCGCTGGTGCTGGTCGGCGACCCGGGCCGGGCGTACCTGCCGGAGGGGCTGGTGCGCCGGGCGACGTACGACGTGCCGGTCACCGAGGCGCTGGAGAGCTGCACGATCCGGCGTACGTCGGTGTGGCAGGTGGTCAGCTGA
- a CDS encoding HAD family hydrolase has translation MRPQALLLDFGGVLADSTGPFRAAPPELVLRIYNLTGGALQPGRIQRALTDGAAAYARWRDEDHPDELPQAQVWERFVIKDWPPAAAVPVRGAVTRLSYDWARRDDWALRPGIPQALAAYAAAGVPMAVVSNTLSGAAHRDYLAKVGVSHYFGTQVYSDEAGVRKPNPQMIWHATDALGVDPAGCWFVGDSRRRDVACARRADVGRAILMPSGRADPPGSPEPDVLVEDGHALAALLS, from the coding sequence ATGAGACCGCAGGCCCTGCTGCTCGATTTCGGCGGGGTGCTCGCCGACTCGACCGGGCCGTTCCGGGCCGCGCCGCCCGAGCTGGTCCTGCGGATCTACAACCTGACCGGGGGCGCGCTGCAGCCCGGGCGGATCCAGCGGGCGCTCACCGACGGCGCCGCGGCCTACGCCCGCTGGCGGGACGAGGACCATCCGGACGAGCTGCCCCAGGCGCAGGTCTGGGAGCGTTTCGTGATCAAGGACTGGCCGCCGGCCGCGGCGGTGCCGGTCCGCGGCGCGGTGACCAGGCTCAGCTACGACTGGGCCCGGCGCGACGACTGGGCGCTGCGCCCCGGTATTCCGCAGGCGCTGGCCGCCTACGCCGCGGCGGGTGTCCCGATGGCCGTGGTCAGCAACACGCTCAGCGGCGCCGCGCACCGGGACTATCTGGCCAAGGTCGGGGTGAGCCACTACTTCGGCACGCAGGTCTACAGCGACGAGGCGGGCGTCCGGAAACCGAACCCGCAGATGATCTGGCACGCCACCGACGCGCTCGGCGTGGACCCGGCCGGCTGCTGGTTCGTCGGCGACAGCCGGCGGCGGGACGTCGCCTGCGCGCGCCGCGCCGACGTGGGCCGGGCCATCCTGATGCCGTCCGGCCGCGCCGACCCGCCGGGCAGCCCGGAGCCGGACGTGCTCGTCGAGGACGGGCACGCCCTGGCCGCGCTGCTCAGCTGA
- a CDS encoding ROK family protein, which yields MTFTLTIDCGGGGIKGSVLDDAGTMRAHPIRVPTPYPLPPDLFVKTLVDLGTQLPNADRVTVGMPGMIRHGVVVATPHYVTRSGPRTRVDPELVEAWRGFDARTALAEAFGLPTLVLNDAEVHGAGVVAGTGCELVLTLGTGLGCALFDGGELAPHLEMSQAPVRWGMSYDTYIGEHERRRLGDALWSRRVRNVIEGLRPVFLWDRVYLGGGNSRLITPAQLARMGDDVVVVPNTAGIVGGVRAWTLGQR from the coding sequence GTGACTTTCACCCTGACGATCGACTGTGGCGGCGGCGGGATCAAGGGATCCGTGCTGGATGACGCGGGCACGATGCGCGCTCATCCGATCCGGGTGCCCACGCCGTACCCGTTGCCGCCCGACCTGTTCGTCAAGACGCTCGTCGATCTGGGCACCCAGCTGCCGAACGCGGACCGGGTCACCGTCGGCATGCCCGGGATGATCCGGCACGGCGTGGTGGTGGCGACCCCGCACTACGTGACCCGGAGCGGCCCGCGGACCAGGGTGGATCCGGAGCTGGTCGAGGCGTGGCGCGGGTTCGACGCCCGGACCGCGCTGGCCGAGGCGTTCGGGCTGCCCACGCTGGTGCTCAACGACGCCGAGGTGCACGGCGCCGGGGTGGTCGCCGGCACCGGCTGCGAGCTGGTGCTGACCCTGGGGACCGGGCTGGGCTGCGCGCTCTTCGACGGCGGCGAGCTGGCCCCGCACCTGGAGATGTCGCAGGCGCCGGTGCGCTGGGGGATGTCCTACGACACCTACATCGGCGAGCACGAGCGCCGCCGGCTCGGTGACGCGCTCTGGTCCCGCCGGGTGCGCAACGTGATCGAGGGGCTCCGGCCGGTCTTCCTCTGGGACCGGGTGTACCTGGGCGGCGGCAACTCCCGGTTGATCACCCCGGCCCAGCTGGCCCGGATGGGCGACGACGTGGTGGTGGTACCGAACACGGCGGGGATCGTCGGGGGCGTGCGCGCGTGGACGCTGGGCCAGCGATGA
- the bioD gene encoding dethiobiotin synthase encodes MEWHGIVLITGTDTEVGKTITTAAVAAAAQAAGLRVAVVKPGQTGTVTGDPTDAEVVTRLAGPDTVRTLAEYPEPLAPLAAAKVAELPPLELYEVVDAIRAEADKHDLVLVEGAGGLLVPMGLRPSGEPWTFADLATTLGASVLVVARAGLGTLNHTALTLEALSRRGVPAKVILGAWPADPELVHWANLSELVPHLVGALPAGAGSMDPGVFRRSAPGWLTPALHGVLDNWRVWAEEAG; translated from the coding sequence ATCGAGTGGCACGGGATCGTCCTGATCACCGGCACCGACACCGAGGTCGGCAAGACCATCACCACCGCGGCGGTCGCGGCCGCCGCGCAGGCGGCCGGCCTGCGGGTCGCCGTCGTCAAGCCGGGCCAGACCGGCACCGTCACCGGCGACCCGACCGACGCCGAGGTGGTCACCCGCCTGGCCGGCCCGGACACCGTGCGGACCCTGGCGGAGTACCCGGAGCCGCTCGCCCCGCTGGCCGCCGCCAAGGTCGCCGAGCTGCCGCCGCTGGAGCTCTACGAGGTGGTCGACGCGATCCGGGCCGAGGCCGACAAGCACGACCTGGTGCTGGTCGAGGGTGCCGGCGGGTTGCTGGTCCCGATGGGCCTGCGCCCGTCCGGCGAGCCGTGGACGTTCGCCGACCTGGCCACCACCCTGGGGGCGAGCGTGCTGGTGGTGGCCCGGGCCGGTCTCGGCACGCTGAACCACACCGCGCTCACCCTGGAGGCGCTGAGCCGGCGTGGCGTCCCGGCCAAGGTGATCCTCGGCGCCTGGCCGGCCGATCCCGAGCTGGTCCACTGGGCCAACCTCAGCGAGCTGGTCCCGCATCTGGTCGGCGCGCTGCCGGCCGGCGCCGGATCGATGGATCCCGGCGTCTTCCGTCGTTCCGCGCCCGGCTGGCTGACCCCGGCCCTGCACGGCGTTCTGGACAACTGGCGCGTCTGGGCGGAAGAAGCGGGATAG
- a CDS encoding 8-amino-7-oxononanoate synthase, protein MADWLVSLDRLARERAKAGLTRQLRPRPADDQVVDLAGNDYLGLAGHVAVVDAARRALDRYGLGATGSRLVRGSTDAHAALESELADWLGTAGALVFSSGYLANLAVVRLAATVCDLVVSDAFNHASLIDGCKLSGLPVTVAPHNDPAAVAAILDAHPGRTAAVVTESVFSVDGDLAPLAELHAVTSARGALLIVDDAHALGLLGPTGGGGVVAAGLAGQPDVIVTATLSKSLGGAGGVIAGAEPVIRHLVDTGRTFIYDTAPPPAVVAGVHAAIGLARSAGDRRATLFERGARIAGRLRAAGFPVADPAAGVLSVPAPGPEAAVGWAEDCRDRGVAVGCFRPPSTPDGSSRLRLTVNAGVPEADFARAVDVIVECAP, encoded by the coding sequence TTGGCGGACTGGTTGGTGTCGCTCGATCGCCTGGCCCGCGAGCGGGCCAAGGCGGGGCTGACCCGTCAGCTGCGGCCGCGGCCGGCCGACGACCAGGTCGTCGACCTGGCCGGAAACGATTACCTGGGGCTGGCCGGCCACGTCGCGGTGGTCGACGCGGCCCGGCGGGCACTTGACCGGTACGGTCTGGGCGCCACCGGATCCCGCCTGGTGCGCGGCAGCACCGACGCGCACGCCGCCCTGGAGAGTGAGCTGGCCGACTGGCTGGGCACGGCCGGCGCGCTGGTCTTCTCCTCGGGCTACTTGGCGAACCTGGCCGTCGTCCGGCTTGCCGCCACGGTCTGCGACCTGGTGGTGTCCGACGCGTTCAACCACGCCTCGCTGATCGACGGCTGCAAGCTCTCCGGGCTGCCGGTGACCGTCGCGCCGCACAACGATCCGGCCGCCGTCGCCGCCATCCTCGACGCCCATCCCGGCCGGACCGCGGCGGTGGTCACCGAGTCGGTCTTCTCGGTCGACGGCGACCTGGCCCCGCTCGCCGAGCTGCACGCGGTCACCTCGGCCCGCGGCGCCCTGCTGATCGTCGACGACGCGCACGCGCTCGGCCTGCTCGGCCCGACTGGCGGTGGCGGCGTGGTGGCGGCCGGCCTGGCCGGTCAGCCGGACGTCATCGTCACCGCCACGCTCTCCAAGTCGTTGGGTGGCGCGGGTGGGGTGATCGCCGGCGCCGAGCCGGTGATCCGTCACCTGGTCGACACCGGCCGCACTTTCATCTACGACACCGCCCCGCCGCCGGCCGTGGTGGCCGGCGTGCACGCCGCGATCGGGCTGGCCCGGTCCGCCGGCGATCGGCGCGCCACGCTGTTCGAGCGTGGTGCCCGGATCGCGGGCCGGTTGCGCGCTGCCGGCTTCCCGGTGGCCGACCCGGCCGCCGGGGTCCTCTCGGTGCCCGCTCCGGGCCCGGAGGCAGCGGTCGGCTGGGCCGAGGACTGCCGGGATCGTGGGGTGGCGGTCGGCTGTTTCCGGCCGCCCTCGACCCCGGACGGGAGCTCGCGGCTGCGGCTGACCGTCAACGCGGGTGTGCCCGAGGCGGACTTCGCCCGGGCCGTGGATGTGATCGTGGAGTGCGCACCATGA